Proteins encoded by one window of bacterium:
- a CDS encoding type II toxin-antitoxin system PemK/MazF family toxin yields the protein MVNFNPARRHEQRGIRPAILIQSNTINQTGFGTVVVLAISKATDVKRRGILNVSVKKGEGGLTVDSVVKCHQIYPIDTGRLMRRFGKLTDIRMKEVERAVKLVLDFIRL from the coding sequence TTGGTAAATTTCAATCCTGCCAGAAGACATGAACAGAGAGGCATTCGGCCTGCCATTCTCATCCAAAGCAATACGATCAATCAGACAGGATTTGGGACAGTGGTTGTTTTGGCTATATCAAAAGCGACTGATGTTAAACGCCGCGGTATCCTCAATGTTTCTGTAAAAAAAGGAGAGGGAGGACTCACAGTAGATTCAGTGGTTAAATGCCACCAGATATATCCCATTGATACAGGAAGGTTAATGAGACGATTCGGGAAACTAACAGACATTAGAATGAAAGAAGTGGAGAGGGCAGTTAAACTGGTACTCGACTTCATCAGGTTGTAA